In Acinonyx jubatus isolate Ajub_Pintada_27869175 chromosome A3, VMU_Ajub_asm_v1.0, whole genome shotgun sequence, a genomic segment contains:
- the SOCS5 gene encoding suppressor of cytokine signaling 5 codes for MDKVGKMWNNFKYRCQNLFGHEGGSRSENVDMNSNRYLSVKERNISIGDSAPQQQSSPLRENVALQLGLSPSKNSSRRNPNCATEIPQIVEISIEKDNDSCVTPGTRLARRDSYSRHAPWGGKKKHSCSTKTQSSLDTDKKFGRTRSGLQRRERRYGVSSVHDMDGMSSRTVGSRSLRQRLQDTVGLCFPMRTYSKQSKPLFSNKRKIHLSELMLEKCPFPAGSDLAQKWHLIKQHTAPVSPHSTFFDTFDPSLVSTEDEEDRLRERRRLSIEEGVDPPPNAQIHTFEATAQVNPLYKLGPKLAPGMTEVSGDNTAIPQVNCDSEEDTTTLCLQSRRQKQRQVSGDSHAHVSRQGAWKVHTQIDYIHCLVPDLLQITGNPCYWGVMDRYEAEALLEGKPEGTFLLRDSAQEDYLFSVSFRRYNRSLHARIEQWNHNFSFDAHDPCVFHSSTVTGLLEHYKDPSSCMFFEPLLTISLNRTFPFSLQYICRAVICRCTTYDGIDGLPLPSMLQDFLKEYHYKQKVRVRWLEREPVKAK; via the coding sequence ATGGATAAAGTGGGGAAGATGTGGAATAACTTCAAATACAGGTGTCAAAATCTCTTCGGTCATGAGGGAGGGAGCCGTAGTGAAAATGTGGACATGAACTCCAACAGATATCTGTCTGTTAAAGAGAGAAACATCAGTATAGGAGACTCAGCTCCTCAGCAACAAAGCAGTCCCTTAAGAGAAAATGTTGCCTTACAACTGGGATTAAGCCCTTCAAAGAATTCTTCAAGGAGAAACCCTAACTGTGCCACTGAAATTCCTCAGATTGTTGAAATAAGCATTGAAAAGGATAATGATTCATGTGTCACCCCAGGAACAAGACTGGCAAGAAGAGATTCCTACTCTCGGCATGCCCCATGGGGTGGGAAGAAAAAACATTCCTGTTCTACAAAGACACAGAGTTCATTGGATACTGATAAAAAGTTTGGTAGAACTCGAAGCGGACTTCAAAGGAGAGAGAGGCGGTATGGCGTAAGCTCGGTGCACGATATGGATGGCATGTCCAGCAGAACTGTGGGAAGTCGCTCTCTGAGACAGAGGTTGCAGGATACGGTGGGCTTGTGTTTTCCCATGCGAACTTACAGCAAGCAGTCAAAACCCCTCttctctaataaaagaaaaatacaccttTCTGAATTAATGCTTGAGAAATGCCCTTTTCCTGCCGGCTCAGATTTAGCCCAAAAATGGCATTTGATTAAACAGCATACAGCCCCTGTGAGCCCACACTCAACATTTTTTGATACATTTGATCCATCCTTGGTTTCTACAGAAGATGAAGAAGATAGACTTCGAGAGAGAAGACGGCTTAGTATTGAAGAGGGGGTTGACCCTCCTCCTAACGCACAAATACATACATTTGAAGCCACCGCACAGGTTAATCCGTTATATAAACTGGGACCAAAGTTAGCTCCTGGAATGACCGAAGTAAGTGGGGACAATACTGCAATTCCACAAGTTAATTGTGACTCAGAAGAGGACACTACTACCCTGTGTCTACAGTCTCGGAGGCAGAAGCAACGTCAGGTGTCTGGAGATAGCCATGCCCACGTTAGCAGACAGGGAGCTTGGAAAGTCCATACACAGATTGATTACATACACTGCCTCGTGCCTGATTTGCTTCAGATTACAGGGAATCCCTGTTACTGGGGAGTGATGGACCGTTACGAAGCAGAAGCCCTCCTTGAAGGAAAACCTGAAGGCACATTCTTGCTCAGGGACTCTGCGCAAGAGGACTACCTCTTCTCTGTGAGCTTCCGGCGCTACAACAGGTCCCTGCACGCCCGGATTGAACAGTGGAACCACAACTTTAGTTTTGATGCCCATGACCCATGTGTATTTCACTCCTCCACTGTAACAGGACTCTTAGAACATTATAAAGATCCCAGTTCTTGCATGTTTTTTGAACCATTGCTTACTATCTCACTAAACAGGACTTTCCCTTTTAGCCTGCAGTATATCTGCCGTGCAGTAATCTGTAGATGCACTACATATGATGGAATTGATGGGCTCCCTTTACCGTcaatgttgcaggattttttgAAAGAGTATCATTATAAGCAAAAAGTTAGAGTTCGCTGGTTAGAACGAGAACCGGTCAAGGCAAAGTAA